One region of Cinclus cinclus chromosome 1, bCinCin1.1, whole genome shotgun sequence genomic DNA includes:
- the ACAA1 gene encoding 3-ketoacyl-CoA thiolase, peroxisomal isoform X3, translating to MQIRYSPPCMQMRGGVMQRAGRSGDKMAAARRAQLVLGHLAGAAPGPGATPRAVPCAGGPPRAGSPDDVVVVHGRRTAIGRARRGGFKDTTPDELLAAVMTAVLQDVSLHPEVLGDICVGNVLQPGAGALIARVAQFLSGIPETVPCSSVNRQCSSGLQAIINIAGGIQNGSYDIGLACGVTSENVAEKFGVSRKKQDAFALASQQKAAKAQQMGLFKTEIVPVRTTVTDAEGNKKTITVHQDEGIRPSTTLEGLAKLKPAFKEDGSTTAGLTLNDIDIYEINEAFASQAVYCVEKLGIPMEKVNPLGGAIALGHPLGCTGARQVVTLLNELKRRGKRAYGVVSMCIGTGMGAAAVFEYPGK from the exons ATGCAAATAAGATACTCCCCTCCCTGTATGCAAATGAGGGGCGGGGTCATGCAAAGAGCGGGTCGGTCTGGTGACAAGATGGCGGCGGCTCGGCGAGCGCAGCTGGTGCTGGGACACTTGGCCGGGGCCGCTCCGGGCCCGGGGGCCACCCCCAGGGCCGTGCCCTGCGCCGGGGGTCCCCCGCGGGCCGGCAGCCCCGACGACGTGGTGGTGGTGCACGGCCGCAGAACCGCCATCGGCCGCGCCCGCCGCGGCGGCTTCAAG GACACAACACCCGATGAGCTGTTGGCTGCCGTGATGACAGCTGTGCTTCAGGATGTCAGCCTCCATCCTGAGGTCCTGGGAGACATCTGTGTGG GGAATGTGCTGCAGCCCGGAGCTGGCGCCTTGATTGCGAGAGTTGCACAGTTTCTAAG TGGTATTCCTGAGACAGTGCCGTGCTCCAGTGTGAACAGGCAGTGCTCCTCTGGGCTACAGGCCATTATCAACATAGCTG GTGGCATCCAAAATGGATCGTATGACATTGGCTTGGCCTGTGG AGTAACGTCAGAAAATGTGGCAGAGAAATTTGGAGTTTCCCGGAAGAAGCAAGATGCCTTTGCCTTGGCTTCCCAACAAAA agCAGCAAAAGCTCAGCAGATGGGACTGTTTAAAACTGAGATTGTTCCAGTGAGGACCACTGTTACAGATGctgagggaaacaaaaaaacaatcaCTGTGCACCAAGATGAAGGGATCAGGCCCTCCACAACGCTGGAAGGCTTGGCAAAGCTGAAACCTGCCTTCAAAGAGGATGGAAGCACTACAGCAG GTCTGACTTTGAATGACATTGATATATATGAAATTAATGAAGCCTTTGCAAGCCAG GCTGTATACTGTGTTGAAAAGCTGGGCATTCCCATGGAGAAGGTGAACCCCCTGGGAGGGGCCATAGCACTGGGACACCCCCTGGGCTGCACTGGTGCTCGGCAGGTTGTCACTTTGCTCAATGAACTGAAGCGCAGAGGGAAGAG AGCATATGGAGTCGTGTCCATGTGCATTGGAACTGGCATGGGTGCTGCAGCCGTGTTTGAGTACCCGGGGAAGTGA
- the ACAA1 gene encoding 3-ketoacyl-CoA thiolase, peroxisomal isoform X2, which yields MQIRYSPPCMQMRGGVMQRAGRSGDKMAAARRAQLVLGHLAGAAPGPGATPRAVPCAGGPPRAGSPDDVVVVHGRRTAIGRARRGGFKDTTPDELLAAVMTAVLQDVSLHPEVLGDICVGNVLQPGAGALIARVAQFLSVETMSLRSANNPGDISSNMMDNPKARDCLIPMGVTSENVAEKFGVSRKKQDAFALASQQKAAKAQQMGLFKTEIVPVRTTVTDAEGNKKTITVHQDEGIRPSTTLEGLAKLKPAFKEDGSTTAGNASQVSDGAAAVLLAKRSKAAQLGLPVLGVLRSFAVVGVPPDVMGIGPAYAIPAAVEKAGLTLNDIDIYEINEAFASQAVYCVEKLGIPMEKVNPLGGAIALGHPLGCTGARQVVTLLNELKRRGKRAYGVVSMCIGTGMGAAAVFEYPGK from the exons ATGCAAATAAGATACTCCCCTCCCTGTATGCAAATGAGGGGCGGGGTCATGCAAAGAGCGGGTCGGTCTGGTGACAAGATGGCGGCGGCTCGGCGAGCGCAGCTGGTGCTGGGACACTTGGCCGGGGCCGCTCCGGGCCCGGGGGCCACCCCCAGGGCCGTGCCCTGCGCCGGGGGTCCCCCGCGGGCCGGCAGCCCCGACGACGTGGTGGTGGTGCACGGCCGCAGAACCGCCATCGGCCGCGCCCGCCGCGGCGGCTTCAAG GACACAACACCCGATGAGCTGTTGGCTGCCGTGATGACAGCTGTGCTTCAGGATGTCAGCCTCCATCCTGAGGTCCTGGGAGACATCTGTGTGG GGAATGTGCTGCAGCCCGGAGCTGGCGCCTTGATTGCGAGAGTTGCACAGTTTCTAAG TGTGGAAACAATGTCCCTCAGAAGTGCAAATAACCCTGGTGATATCAGTTCCAACATGATGGATAACCCCAAAGCTCGAGATTGCCTTATTCCTATGGG AGTAACGTCAGAAAATGTGGCAGAGAAATTTGGAGTTTCCCGGAAGAAGCAAGATGCCTTTGCCTTGGCTTCCCAACAAAA agCAGCAAAAGCTCAGCAGATGGGACTGTTTAAAACTGAGATTGTTCCAGTGAGGACCACTGTTACAGATGctgagggaaacaaaaaaacaatcaCTGTGCACCAAGATGAAGGGATCAGGCCCTCCACAACGCTGGAAGGCTTGGCAAAGCTGAAACCTGCCTTCAAAGAGGATGGAAGCACTACAGCAG GGAATGCCAGCCAGGTCAGcgatggagcagctgctgttctcctGGCAAAACGCTCcaaggcagcacagctgggactgccggtgctgggggtgctgaggTCCTTTGCTGTGGTGGGGGTCCCACCCGATGTGATGGGCATAGGGCCTGCCTATGCCATAcctgctgctgtggaaaaggCAG GTCTGACTTTGAATGACATTGATATATATGAAATTAATGAAGCCTTTGCAAGCCAG GCTGTATACTGTGTTGAAAAGCTGGGCATTCCCATGGAGAAGGTGAACCCCCTGGGAGGGGCCATAGCACTGGGACACCCCCTGGGCTGCACTGGTGCTCGGCAGGTTGTCACTTTGCTCAATGAACTGAAGCGCAGAGGGAAGAG AGCATATGGAGTCGTGTCCATGTGCATTGGAACTGGCATGGGTGCTGCAGCCGTGTTTGAGTACCCGGGGAAGTGA
- the ACAA1 gene encoding 3-ketoacyl-CoA thiolase, peroxisomal isoform X1, whose translation MQIRYSPPCMQMRGGVMQRAGRSGDKMAAARRAQLVLGHLAGAAPGPGATPRAVPCAGGPPRAGSPDDVVVVHGRRTAIGRARRGGFKDTTPDELLAAVMTAVLQDVSLHPEVLGDICVGNVLQPGAGALIARVAQFLSGIPETVPCSSVNRQCSSGLQAIINIAGGIQNGSYDIGLACGVETMSLRSANNPGDISSNMMDNPKARDCLIPMGVTSENVAEKFGVSRKKQDAFALASQQKAAKAQQMGLFKTEIVPVRTTVTDAEGNKKTITVHQDEGIRPSTTLEGLAKLKPAFKEDGSTTAGNASQVSDGAAAVLLAKRSKAAQLGLPVLGVLRSFAVVGVPPDVMGIGPAYAIPAAVEKAGLTLNDIDIYEINEAFASQAVYCVEKLGIPMEKVNPLGGAIALGHPLGCTGARQVVTLLNELKRRGKRAYGVVSMCIGTGMGAAAVFEYPGK comes from the exons ATGCAAATAAGATACTCCCCTCCCTGTATGCAAATGAGGGGCGGGGTCATGCAAAGAGCGGGTCGGTCTGGTGACAAGATGGCGGCGGCTCGGCGAGCGCAGCTGGTGCTGGGACACTTGGCCGGGGCCGCTCCGGGCCCGGGGGCCACCCCCAGGGCCGTGCCCTGCGCCGGGGGTCCCCCGCGGGCCGGCAGCCCCGACGACGTGGTGGTGGTGCACGGCCGCAGAACCGCCATCGGCCGCGCCCGCCGCGGCGGCTTCAAG GACACAACACCCGATGAGCTGTTGGCTGCCGTGATGACAGCTGTGCTTCAGGATGTCAGCCTCCATCCTGAGGTCCTGGGAGACATCTGTGTGG GGAATGTGCTGCAGCCCGGAGCTGGCGCCTTGATTGCGAGAGTTGCACAGTTTCTAAG TGGTATTCCTGAGACAGTGCCGTGCTCCAGTGTGAACAGGCAGTGCTCCTCTGGGCTACAGGCCATTATCAACATAGCTG GTGGCATCCAAAATGGATCGTATGACATTGGCTTGGCCTGTGG TGTGGAAACAATGTCCCTCAGAAGTGCAAATAACCCTGGTGATATCAGTTCCAACATGATGGATAACCCCAAAGCTCGAGATTGCCTTATTCCTATGGG AGTAACGTCAGAAAATGTGGCAGAGAAATTTGGAGTTTCCCGGAAGAAGCAAGATGCCTTTGCCTTGGCTTCCCAACAAAA agCAGCAAAAGCTCAGCAGATGGGACTGTTTAAAACTGAGATTGTTCCAGTGAGGACCACTGTTACAGATGctgagggaaacaaaaaaacaatcaCTGTGCACCAAGATGAAGGGATCAGGCCCTCCACAACGCTGGAAGGCTTGGCAAAGCTGAAACCTGCCTTCAAAGAGGATGGAAGCACTACAGCAG GGAATGCCAGCCAGGTCAGcgatggagcagctgctgttctcctGGCAAAACGCTCcaaggcagcacagctgggactgccggtgctgggggtgctgaggTCCTTTGCTGTGGTGGGGGTCCCACCCGATGTGATGGGCATAGGGCCTGCCTATGCCATAcctgctgctgtggaaaaggCAG GTCTGACTTTGAATGACATTGATATATATGAAATTAATGAAGCCTTTGCAAGCCAG GCTGTATACTGTGTTGAAAAGCTGGGCATTCCCATGGAGAAGGTGAACCCCCTGGGAGGGGCCATAGCACTGGGACACCCCCTGGGCTGCACTGGTGCTCGGCAGGTTGTCACTTTGCTCAATGAACTGAAGCGCAGAGGGAAGAG AGCATATGGAGTCGTGTCCATGTGCATTGGAACTGGCATGGGTGCTGCAGCCGTGTTTGAGTACCCGGGGAAGTGA